The DNA sequence TTCGACAGGATTACGGCGATTATGACGAAGCTGTAACTGTGGGAAGAGAATATGGTACAGACCTCGTGTTGGCCGGTAAGGTGAATTATCTGATTGAGGGCGCGGAGTTGGGCGGATCGAGGATGGATATCTCTGTGCGTCTGATAAATGTGACCAGTGGGGCAACGGTCTGGCACATAGGTCAGACGATGGATCAGCCGATGGATTATCCGCGCACTGATATATTGAACTCTTTGCTCAACTCGACCTTTATTGAGCCAATCAGGCGTCCAATGGGGGCACCGGTTATGGTAAATATGCTTGCCCAGTCAGCGGTAGATGTCGCTGACGTGATCACCGGTGCCCGCTATGTGAAGAGGTGATTAAATAGTGTAGGGATTGCCATTTTTACATAAAGGAAAAAATCCCCCTGAATCACGGCCCTATTCAAAAGGGTTTTTCAGCAGCATGGTCTGCTCTCTGCCAGGTCCTACGGAGACAATGTAGGCCGGGGTCTCGGTCATATCTTCAATGCGTTTCACATACTCTTTTGCCTTTTTGGGCAGATCATCCATGCTGAGAACGTGGTCGATCTCTTCCTGCCAGCCTTCAATATCTTCGTATATCGGCTGAAGCTTAGCCGTTGTCCGGATGTTGCCGGGCATTGCGGTGTAAGTCTTTCCGTCAGCCTCATACGCTGTGGCAATTTTCAAGGTATCTTGACCACTCAACACATCAAGCTTGGTAATGGCCAGGCCATTAATGCCGTTAAGTCGAACGGCCTCTTGAGCCAAAACAGCATCAAGCCAGCCGCAGCGCCGCTTTCTGCCCGTAGTTGCTCCAAACTCGCCGCCTTTTCTTTGGAGTTCGTCGCCGGTTGCATCAAAAAGCTCTGAGGGGAAGGGGCCTTCCCCAACTCTGGTGGTATAGGCTTTAAGGATACCGATTACACAGTCAATATGTGAAGGGCCAAAGCCAGAGCCAGTACAGGCATTGCCTGCAACAGTGTTTGATGAGGTGACAAAAGGGTACGTGCCATGGTCAATATCAAGTTGGGTTCCCTGGGCTCCTTCAAAAAGGATATGCTTGCCGGCCTTTCTGCCCAGGTCTAACTCAACGGAAACGTTTTTGATGAAAGGTGCCAGCTGTTCGGCATAGGATTGGAAACTTTCGTAAATAGCGTCAAAGGATATGCTCGCCCCTGATTCCTTGAGGAAATGGTTTTTTTCAGTGACATTGTCTTGAAGTTTATCCCGGAATAGATCCGGGTCGAGAAGGTCACCTAGTTTTATGCCTTTGCGAAGAATTTTGTCCCCATAGCAGGGGCCGATGCCCCGACCGGTGGTGCCGATTTTTTTGCCCTTTTGCATTTTTGTTTCGCTGGCAAGGTCCAACTGGTTGTGGTAGGGCATAATCACGTGGGTATTCTCACTGATGGACAACCTCTCAGGGGTAACCGGCAAACCGGAGTCCGCCAGCTCCTGCATCTCTTCCAGCAGAACTTTGGGGTCAAGAACGACACCGTTACCGATGAAGCATCGTTTGTTGTCATAAAGGATGCCCGATGGAATGAGGTGGAAAACATATTTTTTGCCTTCTACTACCAGCGTATGACCAGCGTTGTTGCCGCCTTGAAAACGGACAACATAATCAGCATAGCCTGTCAGCAGGTCAACAATTTTTCCTTTCCCTTCATCACCCCACTGGGTTCCAACAATTACTACATTGGCCATTATCACATGCTCCTGGTCCGCTTTTAAGCCGACAAAAAATGAACTGATAAAAAGAAACAGCAGGGCATAATAGTAAAAGGCTTTGCAAAAGTCAATCGTCGTGTACGACTCACTGCGGCAGAGCCCTTTTGCTGGGAAGAATAAAGTCGTTTTGGGTAATTTGCCGATAGTTTCAGCACGGGGTTTTTGATGCAAGGCCTCACCTGATAACCGGCTTGACATGCCCTGGTAAATGCCGTAAATTCGCAAGATCTTAGCCGTCAAAAAAATCTTTTACGAAAAGTTTGTCACTTTTGGCCATTTCCCCTCTTCAATTGTCTTTAATGGTGTTTCAGCTATGTTTGGAATAGGAGTTCCGGAACTGATCTTAATCATGGCAGTTGCCCTCATTGTTGTGGGGCCAGAAAAATTGCCCGAGTTGGCAAAGAGTTTGGCCAAACAGGTTGTGGAGTTGAAGAAAGCCGCTAATGCCCTGAAAAGCAGTTTCGATGAGGATGCTGATGAGTTGAAGCCCTGGGAAAAGATAACACCGGAAAACCCGCAGATCGCTCAATATAGGCCGGAAAAGGATGATCTTTTTGAGGCTGTCAATATCCCGGAGGTGGAGGTAGTGCCATCTGATGACACTGCCGCACTAAAACCTTCCAGCGGGCCTGAAGAAAAACCGGAAAACCAAACTTCATGACCCATACCTCTGAAACTGGTGATGGGCTAGGCTCGGGTAATTCCAAAAGCCCCAAAGCTGACAGTCGTGAACAGGAAAATCGCGGTTATTCCACCCATATGGTGGAGTTGCGTCAGAGAGTAACAATCTCCTTTGTGGCTGTCGTCTTATGCAGCAGTGTCGCCTATGGGTTTGCCAAGCCCATCTCTCATTTTTTTATGGACCCCTTGTTTCTGGCCTACCCAGAACTTACTACACTTGTCTACACGAATCTGACCGAGGCTTTTTTCTCCTACCTGAAGCTTTCAATTTTAGTAGGAATAATCGGTAGCGTCCCAATTCTTGCCTATCAAACATGGATGTATGTGGCGCCAGGCCTGAAGAAGAAGGAGAAGAGAGCTGTTCTGCGCGTTGTTGCCATGGGAACGCTGTTGTTTTGTGCCGGGGCCCTGTTTTCCTTTTTTGTCGTGTTGCCGGAGTTGTTGAAATTTCTGATGAGTTTTATTCGTGACAATCTCACGCCGATGCCCAAATTTGGGGCCTATCTTACCTTTGTGGCACGAATAGCCTTAGGCTTTGGACTGGCCTTTGAAATACCATTCCTGATGGTTGCCGCCGTCAAGTTCGGCCTGGTGCCAAAACGGCATTTTCATCAGAAAAGGTTGTTTTTCTATCTGATAATTTTTGTGTTGAGTTTTCTACTTACGGCAGGTGAACCTGTCTCTACGGTATTGGTGGCGATGCCTCTTTGTGTTCTTTATGAGGCAGGCGCCCTGATAGGACGCCTGTTTTAGGAGGTGCAGAGTGAGTGTCGAGTTTCAAGCGTCAAGAGAAGGGGTTCGGAGGGGGGCTCAAGTGGCCGATTTTATCGTATTCGGATTCGGGTGCTTTCTATCTCTGCCTGGGGCATTTGCTGACGGGTCTGGTAATTTCTGAAAGTACAAAGTTGTCTGCGGTTACAGTCGCTGAACCGTGTATTCCAATTTTCCCCTTTCCGCTTAAAAAACTGTCTTCAAACTCAGTAAGGAAAATATCATCGATATAGATGGAGTATATTGCTCCATTTTTTTCAAGAGAGGCTGTGTGCCAGTCGTCTGAGTCCCAGTCGTAGTCAAAGGTGTCGCTTGCATCGGTTAGCCAGGATTCTCCATCCCATGATGACAGCACTACGCCAATCTCTTTATGCTGTTTTTCTTTATGTGGCTGGCTTTGGTCTCCAATTGCGATCGCTATCTTGTTGTTCTCGTCCTTCCACAACACAAAAGTAGCCACGGTGTTCAACGATTTCGACTGCGAGGCACTGACTGTTTTCCTGAAATCGAAAGAAGCTTTATAGCTGCCAGTGGGCTGAATAGCATCATTAAGGAGTAAATCTGAATGCGGGCAGTTGGTCTTTTCACATCCAGCATTCGAGTGGCTATAAAGTTCATCGTTTTTAACCAGCCATTTTCCTTGCT is a window from the Desulfobulbaceae bacterium genome containing:
- a CDS encoding adenylosuccinate synthase, coding for MANVVIVGTQWGDEGKGKIVDLLTGYADYVVRFQGGNNAGHTLVVEGKKYVFHLIPSGILYDNKRCFIGNGVVLDPKVLLEEMQELADSGLPVTPERLSISENTHVIMPYHNQLDLASETKMQKGKKIGTTGRGIGPCYGDKILRKGIKLGDLLDPDLFRDKLQDNVTEKNHFLKESGASISFDAIYESFQSYAEQLAPFIKNVSVELDLGRKAGKHILFEGAQGTQLDIDHGTYPFVTSSNTVAGNACTGSGFGPSHIDCVIGILKAYTTRVGEGPFPSELFDATGDELQRKGGEFGATTGRKRRCGWLDAVLAQEAVRLNGINGLAITKLDVLSGQDTLKIATAYEADGKTYTAMPGNIRTTAKLQPIYEDIEGWQEEIDHVLSMDDLPKKAKEYVKRIEDMTETPAYIVSVGPGREQTMLLKNPFE
- a CDS encoding twin-arginine translocase TatA/TatE family subunit; translation: MFGIGVPELILIMAVALIVVGPEKLPELAKSLAKQVVELKKAANALKSSFDEDADELKPWEKITPENPQIAQYRPEKDDLFEAVNIPEVEVVPSDDTAALKPSSGPEEKPENQTS
- the tatC gene encoding twin-arginine translocase subunit TatC, which encodes MVELRQRVTISFVAVVLCSSVAYGFAKPISHFFMDPLFLAYPELTTLVYTNLTEAFFSYLKLSILVGIIGSVPILAYQTWMYVAPGLKKKEKRAVLRVVAMGTLLFCAGALFSFFVVLPELLKFLMSFIRDNLTPMPKFGAYLTFVARIALGFGLAFEIPFLMVAAVKFGLVPKRHFHQKRLFFYLIIFVLSFLLTAGEPVSTVLVAMPLCVLYEAGALIGRLF